One genomic segment of Gemmatimonadota bacterium includes these proteins:
- a CDS encoding zinc-binding dehydrogenase has product MKDQTVRSLSLQGLPDKRRQKVLVPDWPDPEGPSGNEVKTRTIYTGVTNGTERNQLIGGNYAPDDADLPTGGNGYQNVGKVIEVGPDVCELKIGDVLFMSAVHAEYAVMPEDGLLLRLPDSMDLTEAALLGICSVAMRTCRNAELCVGERALIVGAGILGQVAVQVAAGMGARATICDIDGGRLAIAKEIGAAETVLDVSGEKWNQKVGEAAFDVVIDFAGVPGMEDQLISALRPQGRMLFIAGRDKVTYTFNLGQGREVRIRQNSHFDRDDLHNTCRLIARGLIKIGPLIRDVVPVSEAKKIYDTLRDAPDQLMGTVFAW; this is encoded by the coding sequence ATGAAGGACCAGACCGTGCGTTCACTGAGTCTTCAGGGCTTGCCTGACAAGAGAAGGCAGAAGGTCCTCGTGCCGGATTGGCCGGACCCGGAAGGGCCGTCGGGCAACGAAGTAAAGACCAGAACGATTTACACGGGCGTGACGAACGGAACGGAACGCAATCAGCTGATTGGCGGAAATTACGCGCCCGACGATGCCGATCTGCCCACCGGGGGCAACGGCTACCAGAATGTGGGAAAAGTCATCGAGGTCGGGCCGGACGTCTGCGAACTGAAGATAGGCGACGTGCTGTTTATGAGCGCGGTCCACGCCGAGTATGCCGTGATGCCGGAAGACGGCCTGCTCCTGAGGCTGCCCGATTCAATGGATCTTACAGAGGCCGCCCTGCTAGGCATATGCAGTGTCGCGATGCGTACCTGTCGCAACGCGGAACTATGCGTGGGCGAACGCGCGTTGATCGTGGGTGCGGGTATCCTCGGGCAAGTCGCCGTGCAGGTCGCCGCCGGCATGGGCGCGCGCGCTACGATCTGCGACATCGATGGGGGGCGGCTGGCGATCGCGAAAGAGATCGGCGCGGCGGAAACCGTGCTCGATGTTTCGGGGGAGAAATGGAATCAGAAAGTCGGTGAGGCCGCATTTGACGTCGTGATCGACTTTGCCGGCGTTCCGGGTATGGAAGACCAGCTGATCTCCGCGTTGCGTCCGCAAGGCAGGATGTTGTTCATCGCCGGCCGGGACAAAGTGACCTATACCTTCAATCTGGGACAGGGCCGTGAGGTCCGGATCAGGCAGAACAGTCATTTTGATCGAGACGACCTTCACAATACGTGCCGCCTGATCGCCAGGGGGTTGATCAAGATTGGGCCGCTGATCCGCGATGTCGTCCCGGTCAGCGAAGCCAAAAAGATCTACGACACCTTGCGGGACGCCCCGGATCAGCTGATGGGAACGGTGTTTGCCTGGTAG